GAAGTTTTTGAAGAAGGACAGATATTATTCAGAGGAGATATAATTGGGTTGTAACATCAGAACATTAGTACTGAATATAACACTGTACAGGAAGGTACACAAACCTACGGGAGAGCCGATATCAAGTAACAATAACAGACCGTTGGAGACATCCAAACGAAACATTTCATGAGTTGTTGGATGACGTGACACTGATAACAAAAActttggcaaagaaaaaaaccaAAAAGGTGGAAGATCGAGCAGCAGATTGTTCTCCTCGAAATGAGGAATATGGTGACACAATGTTTTCCCTACCTATTGCTAATGACCGCAAGTGCCACCATTGTCAGCATCCGGTCTCTCTCCGCTAGCGGTTGGGATCTATAGGCCGCTAGTTTCCCGAGACCGACACACAGCCGACACACatgcactccccccccccccctccccggcACGCTCACATCACCATCAATAAAACGGAAGAAATTTCGGGCGCGTACACACAAGACTTTGGCAAGTAACAGAAACACACTCAGCCACCAGTCAAGAAAAAGGACTAAAGAAAGCGCCAGGTCGGACCCTCTGCCAACGCAACATGTCCGGGGGTCCCTGTGGAACACGTCCAGTAACGACAAATACagtttgttggtttgttttttaaaaccttGACAGACGGGTAACAAAAACGGGAAACAGacatagagaaaataaaaatatttgggatttttcttttttgttttttgagtgcCCTTTTTGCTCCCCAGCTCCTGTGGATGACAGTTGAGGATTTGGCTTTAGGTTGACGTCAGTTAACACCATCGACGGGAAcagaatgactttttttttttgatatgtcCGCCCGTAAGGTTGGATTAGCTGATGGTAACCTAACTCCTGAGTGAAACCCACAGAGGCAAATAAAAGGGCTGACGCACTCACAGCTTCCTGATCTGTGCGTTATTCCAATACTTGTCATGTACATATTATTgtaactctttttgtttttttaatctttttttttgtaattcactATCTTCTTTATCTCTCCTTTTAATCTGCattgtgcattttgttttatttcagaatccCAGCGTCCCTCCAATAGAGGAGGCCAAGACAACACCCAACACAACACAACAGATAATAATCATAATTTTCTTCTACATACCCAACCGCCATCGGAAGCAAGAAGAGAAAACAATGGTTGGGCAGGAAGGGGCAGAGGACAGTGACAGTGGGGGTAAGGGCAACATAAGAAAGGGCAGAGAGAGGTAAACAAAGGTTCGAGTCACAGGAAGTGCAGGAGAAAGGAAAAGGAGGAAGGGAGACACAGGAAGAAAGGGAGAAATTGGAAGCAATGGAGGAAGAGAAGCCAAGAAAGTTGGAGGAGGACGAAGAGTCATGGTAGGAATCggaagaaataaagaatgaagaTGGAAGGGGAAACAACCAAAAAACAGGAAGGACatcaaagaaaggaaaagaatgaGATGGGACAGGGAAGAAAAAGCAAGAGGAAGTGGAGAAAGGATGAGATAAGGGTGGGAAGAGagagggaaaagaagaaagatgagaCAGGTAGGGAAAGAGAGAAGATGGGAACAGATGAGATAGGAAAGGTTGGAGAAAGGAAGGATAATATTAGAAAAATGAGAGAGAGGAAATATAGGAAGGATAAAATAGGAGAAGTCAGATAAAGAAAGTGGGGCAGGATGAGATAGAGATGAAGAAATAGAAGGCCGGAGAGAGGAAAGGTTAGATTGGATGGACCAGACAGAGGGAGAGAGATGAGATTGGAAGAGTCAGGAAGAGAGACCGAAGAATGGTGAGAGAGACAAAGGAGGAGAAAGGATGAGATCAAGACCAAAGAGAAGAATTAGGGGCCCAATGAGTGAGACAGCAAGAAGAATAGACGATATAGAAAGGACCAGGGAGGGAGATGGAAGAGGAATAATGAGGGTAGACGTGATGGAATGGGTAGGATGAAATTGGAAAAGCCAGGGAGAGGGAAAGATGAAGGATGAGACCAGAAGAAGAAGggaaaatggaggaaaaaaagaaggacagAATGAATtggaaagaaatgaaagagaaaaaaaataagaaattatcAGAAGTGTTATATCAATATAGTTCAGGCATAAATGTTCAACAGGGATAAGGATTTGAGTGGCTACCTATATCTAACCTGGCATCAGCCATGTGTGTCGGcctaaacataatatttaaactGGTTTCTCTGATGAACTCACTAGACGCCCATCAGTTAATTTCACAATGGAAATCTGGATATTACTGACCAATTTTGGTCACTTCAAAAGCTAAGAAACATGTTTGCCATGTAAAATATAATCATATCTAATGTCCAATGGAGGACTTAACCTAAAGACTATGAGGAATGTTCAGACCCAAAAATCAAGAGCATTTAGGAAAATGTCCTTCCGTCTCCTATTATTGGGTGGCTCCAATATCTACCAAAACCCAACTTGTCCAACTGGGAAAGTTCAGTGGAAGAGAGAAGACCTTTCAGTGATAATAAATGATATGGAAGGGGTTTATAATCAATGTATGGATCAACCAGAGCTGATCCTAAATTGTGGAAGATAACCCAAAATGTTATGGATCAGGGCAACCAAAtctgagtttttattttatgtaggtTTATGTTCAGATTTCCAAAAATGACTAAAGTCTTCTTTAAATAAAGGAGTGTGAGCTTCTTGTGTCAGTCATAAATCCACTTACCCTCCTTGCTTTGCTCTGATATTTCACAGCTTTCTTGGTATCAGACACTGCTCGCTCCACATAGTCCACGGAGTGCTCCACGTTGTATTCAATACGGTCTATCATCTCACCCTGCACAGGAAGGAAAGTGGAAGATTAGTCAAAGAAGCCACCATGTTGCCTTAACCAGGTCTCCAATGTCACCTCCTTGTGGCCCTCACCTGACTCTCCACAAGCATAGCCATGTCTACAAACATGTCATGCAGCTCTCGGATGCTGTTTTCCAGCTTTATGATCTCATTGTGTCGCGTCTCAATCTCGTTAAGAGCTTGTTTGGTCATCTGGGAGTCCATCTTGATCTACAATTGGAGTAGATAGGTTAGTTGCCCATATTGTGAGATATTCACATTGACATAAAAGTGGCTACCTAGgtatatataggtaaatatgaACACGTGCCATGGAAAGGTCTAAACTTTAGCATTACAACAGCACTGGAGCCAATTAAAACATAACCCAAATCTATAACCCAACTGTATGGTAAAATATTGAAACTTAGAAGCAAATGTAATTCACAGACTGCTATAAATTACTAAGCAGATacttaaaacaaatacaaatcacCTAAATTAAGAATGAATATTCTCTATTCTATAGGTTGTTGGTTCATCAGTTTTACTTCATTAGAAATACCAAATCAGCCAATGATAATAGCACAACATTGACAGCTTGATAGTTCCATATAGAAGAACCAATATTCTTCCCGATAGACAAATAAGCCGTACACTCTGAGCACTGATTCAGGGATCACTGAGCATTGCGTACCGGGAATCGTGAGACATTCTGATTTAACCTGGACCGATGACGAAACTGATAATTTGGTAACAAACCCTACATTATGTCTATCATCTTCTTCTGTAATGAACCTCATCTTCTGTAATCAACTTTCATTACCACTCTAAGCTAATTaaacttcattcattcattgcttGTGTTTGTAAGTTCTCATTAGCACTAaattaaaatggtaattttattacacattttttttccagatacctTGATGACATTGATATTTGACTCTGAGATTACCGAATAGGATTACCAAAatactgattgtttttttaaaagaactcaGATTGAGGTATATCAATGTTGAGAACAGAGATTTATGTGGCCAACAATGGAACTGGAAGGAGTGCAAAGGGCAACTaatctaataaaaggaatggaggagctcagctatgaggagagattagctgaactgaatctattctcccttgaggtatatgatcaccctgtataaatatataaatgatccacataaagaactcaaaatttattaaaattaattcactttaaggtcatgacaaagcacaaggggcactccttgtgtctggaggaaaaaaaagtttaaactccgggtaaggaagggattcttcactgtaaggtctgtgaaaatgtggaatcggctccctcaggaagtagtttcagcaactactatagattgctttcagaaaaagctggaagatttctagaagcacagaatataactggggattaaggctttaaagtaaagataacagagactgctgatccagggaacatccgattgcctcatggaatcaggaaggaatttttcccttgttggagcaatttgtacctggggtttttttgccttcctctggatcaactatgtcttatagggtttaatatctagtatatgtttatttccctagtggttgaatttgacgatcttgtgttttttattaacttgactaactatgtaaccatgtaacaaAATAATGGAGAATGTCCCAGTAACTGTCCTGGGTATTATCAGGGTCTGACAAAGGCATCAGTAGTGGAAGTCTTGTTGTACAACTTGCACCTGGACACCTATTACATCCGTAAGATACCAGCTGAGCTCTTCATTACAAAGAGTTGATCTATTCATTAGCACGCAGCGTGTCCATCAAGTGTCTATCAAGCTGCCAGCCAGTTATCTAATGGACCAAAGTGTTTCCAACGCTAACAACCAGCCAATTCCATTTTTGGAATGCTTTGGATAACTTAACCAATCCCTTTGGAAACATCTTGATCAATAAGGCCTtgtgtattgtaatgtattgatTCTTCTATTCTCGGCATTTATTGATGGATAGCTATCTAAGGCAAATCTTGGTAAGCCACACACAACCTCCCCACATCCCCCTCACCAGTCCCATTACACACGTCATCTGTGAATATGGCCAGCTTCCCGCTCTCCAGCATGTCTTCCAGCTCTTCATTGGTTGTAGTTCTGCCAGCTGTCAAAGAGAAATAGGTGTCACAAGGATTCTACACATCCATAGGCAGGTATTTATTTCTCACAAACTAAAGAGTAAAGACTAAATATCTGCCCATAACTTCCTAAAAGTCCCCTAGATGTCCACATGGCAAAGCCCAGCCGTCTTGGTACTTTAAAACCATTGGTGAAGAGGCAAAAATGCCAAGTAGTAATACTTGATACTAGTTTATGTGCCAATGGAGCACCCAGCAGAGGTCTGGTACAACACAACAATGTTGCCTTAGATATTAATGGGGGCTGAGAATTAATTAATGAGATTTATTAAGACTCTCAGAAGTAGATGTCCTTCAAGATGTCTATAAGAAGCCTTCAGCAAGCTAGACAAGGTCAAACCATAAGAATATATGCAGGAATAGGATAATTTTTTTAGGGGTTGAGTTACAAATGTCTTTGATGTTCATGTCAATACAAGAAGCATAACCCTGGTGTGGTCAAGGTCACACTTTGACGTCTAGGTCTGGTCATCTCCACTTTTAAGCTCCTACACAATCCACCAAACTCTTCTCCCAAACTGTGCTACATCACCAATATTAGGACCACCCCAACTCAAACTATAACAGGCCTTTGTTTGAAACCATCCTCTGTTTCTCTAGGAACCTTTCTCCCCCTACACCCCAGCACTAATGATCATACATACTGATTTCCAGCTgtctctggatgcggtccttgCAGCGGTCTCTGTATTTTGACTGCGTTGCATTGTACTCTGTCATCACCTCCACAAACTTACGGGACAGCGTAGAGTGCTGAAAGAGAAATGGAAAATAAGGGATCCAAGGAAAGACAGACCAACACCAAATACGCAGTGGTATGATCAGGATTCTCATTGGTTACCTGTGTTTTCCGGATGCGCAGGTCAGCTGAGGAACGGTTAAGACCCTCTTCCTGCTCAATGCTTTGCTCAATTGCTATAAAAAAGGGAATAGATGCTCATTAAAAGGGCTCATCAACTTTATTGAGGACCAAAGTAAAAGTCAGACATTGactctgatttactaaaggaatagagaATGCTTATAATTAAAGTGAGAGTAGAATTTAGCTAAATTTACTATAGatccccacctcatagattgtaagctcttttgagcaagATCctccctccttctgtgtcatggTTTGCATCTgttgtgtcatttgcaacccctatttattgtacagcgctgcaaaatatattggagctatataaatacagtttaacattattaataataatgataatattacatcTAATGTAGGCTTTTAAATGTTATCTGGAATCCAGGTCCCTCAGCACTTGGTTTGGTatcatttttctgcaaaattcaaattttttttcctacatactGCTCCAGCTTCTGGTAGGGAAACACATACATTACATGGCATCAAAGGGGACAGAAATGGCATCAAAAGAGTCAAAAAGGACTGAATGCTCGGGACTACATGCCCAATCACCCAGAGCTACTGCCACTCACTACCTAAATGGACGAAGAATAGGAGCAGCCATATACCTGTATATGTTGGGACTGTAGGTTGGTAGGTACGAGATAGAGAACTGGCAACATTGGGCCTCCTGCATGCTAATGTAGCCACCCACATTCAGGAATAAAAAGAACTTTTGaaagttttgaaaaataaatagatgagagataataaaaaggaaactgGCATCAAGGTAAGTGCTTAGGTCAGCAACATTCTTACAATGTTTAGTAATGGGCTTTAATCTtttcctttgcaaagaatactcaatcctATGTTTTAGTGAGGCTGGAAAAATCCACTAAATTATAAGGAAAATACCTctgcaaaattatttcaaaagtgaACATGTTCTACCCCTTAAATCAGTCCAAACTTGGATTATTCATAAGGCAACCTAGGCAGGAGCCCAAAGCCTGGTGGAGGTCCCGGGGGCAATATACAACCTTCATCTTCCTATAGTAAACCAGGGGATAGAAAATTTGGTCGAAGCAGCGTGTGACTTCAAAAATGGACTTTAGGCGACTGGTTCCCCCTTAGTTTAGCATTCAACATTAATCAATCTCAGAATCAACTGTCCTGGGGGGGTGGACATCTGGGGTCTGGAGTTTATCtacatctttaatatatatatatatatatatatatatagctgataGCCAGCTGACATATCTCTGCACTgcttacaaaaaatgatttaatgccAATCTCTGCcaaaaggagcttacaatctctaatttaaaaaaagaattcgGCTGAGCCAGTCTAGGTGGAAGTTTATGCAGTCAATATTGTATTGAGAATATGACATGCTTATATTTCTATagaccataaaacaaaaaacaaaaaaaattagatgcTTGTACAATGTTGTAAGAagtcaaaatgataaaaattgctTTTGGAGCAGGCAGCAGTACTGCAATGTGGCAGGGGGTGGCGCTCCTGCACCATATCACATTGCAGTCATTTGGCAGCCTCTGCAGACTGAGCGCACAGCTTACAGGAGATGCTGCACAGATAGGTGCAGGGATGGAGCTTTCTTGCCAACAAATAGGAATGACACTTATCCCGCAGGGAAGGGGAGGGAAATGGCTCGGTGTTAATCCGTTTGGCTAAATCCCTGATTATCATTCAGATATAGGAGAATAGTATGAATATCCTTGGAAAGGTGCAATATTTTTAGTCTCAGTTATTTTAGTGCTGGAATTCAGCTCCttgcattttttgtacatttttagcaACACCGATATGTGTA
The Pyxicephalus adspersus chromosome 7, UCB_Pads_2.0, whole genome shotgun sequence genome window above contains:
- the LOC140334877 gene encoding syntaxin-1B — encoded protein: MKDRTQELRSAKDSDDDEEIVHVDRDHFMDEFFEQVEEIRGCIEKLSEDVEQVKKQHRAILAAPNPDEKTKQELEDLTADIKKTANKVRSKLKAIEQSIEQEEGLNRSSADLRIRKTQHSTLSRKFVEVMTEYNATQSKYRDRCKDRIQRQLEITGRTTTNEELEDMLESGKLAIFTDDIKMDSQMTKQALNEIETRHNEIIKLENSIRELHDMFVDMAMLVESQGEMIDRIEYNVEHSVDYVERAVSDTKKAVKYQSKARRKKIMIIICCVVLGVVLASSIGGTLGF